CCATTACAGAAGCCTATCGGATGGGAGCCGATGCCTGCCTGATACGGCCTGTGCATCCGGCGCAACTACTGGGGATGGCCCTGTATCTGGTGCGCCAGGGGCGGCGTCGGGCGGCCTGAGGGCTTGTCGGGTTTACGGGCAGGTGTGAGGGGTGTCAGTGTTCCAGGTAGGTAGAAGTGCGCAAGATGCGTCGGTAGAGCTCCAGCAATTCTACCCCTTCGCGTGGACGTAGTGCGCCTGTACGGACTTTCTCCTGAATGAGGGAATTCATGCGCCGCGCTAACTCATTGGGATAGTATTGAACCTGGGCCAGCTCTTCTTCAACGGTGGCGCCCGGTAGGATCAGTTCAATATAAAAGTTGCCCGGTTCGTCCTCGTCGAGATAGATGTGCGCTTCGGCGACACGACCGAACAGATTATGCTGGTCGCCCATGATGTCTTGATAGGCACCCATCAGGAAGAAACCCAGGTAGTATGGCTCGTTGGGGCGCAGCGGATGCAACTCCAGCGTGTGTTTTTCGCCCTGAGGTGTGACAAAATCGCGGACCTGTCCGTCGGAGTCGCAGGTCAGGTCGATCAGAATGCCGCGACGGGTAGGGGGCTCGTCCAGCCGATGAATGGGCATGATTGGAAAATGCTGGCCGATTGCCCAGTGATCGATCAGGGAACGGAAAACAGAGAAGTTGCACAGGTAATGGTCGGCAAGTTGGGTAGGGAGCTGGCGCAGTTTAGCGGGTAATTCTTCGGTGGTTTCGGCAAAGCGTTCGCAGAGGCGGGCACAGACGGCCCAGTAGAGCTGTTCGGCCTCCGCTTTTTGCTCCAGCGACAGAGCACCTTCACGAAAGGTACGGTTGATCTGATGGCGGACTGCTTCCAGGGTTTCGTACGTAGGCTGTAACGGCTCGGTGGCGGCTGCTTCGTAGAGCTGGCGCAGTTCCTCCAGCAGGGGATGCGGGTTGCCATTGGCCCAGGTGGGTAGTTCGTATTGGCGCGGGCGGGTGTCGAGCACTTCGGTGATAAAAACTGAGTGATAGGCGGTCAGTGCCCGACCGCTTTCAGAGATCAGGACGGGCGGCGGTACCCCTTCTTCCTTGCAGATCTTTAGCACTGTAGTCACGACGGTCCGGGCGTAGTCGAACAGCGTGTAGTCAATGCTACCCGGGGCATTCGGGTTACCTGCTTCGTAGGTGATGCCCAGGCCGCCACCGATATCCAGATAGGTGAGGCCCAGACCACGCTTGCGCAGGTGCGCATAGATGCGTGTGGCCTCAGCAACGGCTTCCTGAATGTGGACCAGATGGGCAATCTGACTGCCCAGGTGGAAATGCAGCAGCTGGAGGGATAATCCGGAATGGCCATCGCTGATATGATCCAGCAGGCCCAGCAGTTCTGAGAGCGACAGGCCAAACTTGGACGTTTCTCCTCCGGACTCTGACCACAGCCCGGCACCCGTGGCCGAAAGGCGCAGGCGCACGCCAAAGATGGTCGGTAAGCTGGCCGAAGGCAGCTGGTAATCGTCCAACACCTCCAGCAATAGCCTGAATTCGGCCATACGCTCGATCACTGGGATCACCTTTTTACCGAGGCGTTGTCCGGCCAGGATGAGTTGCATCATAGACCGGTCTTTGCCCCCGTTGCAGATCAGCAGCATATCGTCCCGCTCCAGGTAGGGCAGGGTGGCCAGCAACTCCGACTTGGAGCCGCATTCCAGGCCAAATGCATAAGGCCGGCCGGCCTCAAGGATTTCTTCAACAACTTCGCGCAGCTGGTTTACCTTGATCGGATAGACGCCCCGATAGGTGTTGGCATATCCCGTTTCAGCGATAGCTCGACGGAAGGCCCGGTTAAGCTGGGTAACTCGTGTGCGGAGTAAGTCTTGAAAGCGCACAAGAAATGGCGGATGTACATCCTGGGCACGCAGACGCTCGACGACTTCAAACAGATCGATAGAAGGACCTTCCGGTCCCAGTGGGCGGACAGCCACGTGGCCGGCGTCGTTGACATGGAAGTAACCGGCGCCCCATGCCGGTACATGATAGAGCACTTCGGCTGCCTGTGGTGTCCAGGCTTCCGTGTCGATGGGCAGGTGCTGAACCTCGTTCAAGAGCGTCCTGAAGTTTTGGGTAAGAATCGTGGTCCGAACGCAGGGTATCTGGGGATAGTTTCGTGGTGGTGGATTCCGCACGTTTTTTCAAAATGGCGTAGATATACGTACGTCCTCAGGGGTGCGGATTTTCCGGATGGGCCGAATACCCGCTGACGAAAAGCCAAATAGATCATCAGGCGAGAAGATACGTCGAAAATCGGCCGGGGTAAAGAAGGGCTCAAATTTGCGAGCAAATTCGTCCAGACGGCGCAGGTAGTAGGCTACGTTTTCATCCGGATGGGCTGGATCCCATTCTTCGGCCAGGCGGCAGTGTTCATAGGCGGCCACGTTGGGATGTGTTCCTGTAAGGTAGTAGCTGATCCGATCGCCCTTGCGCACAGGACGTCCGGCCTCGCGCAGACGGCAGGCCAGTTCGTAGGCAGCGGCGCGGGGGCGACGGCCAGCGGCTACGTCCGCCAGGTAATTTTCAAGCGAATCTTTCAACGTTTCCGTACGGGCAAAGTCGTATACACTCTCCCAGGCATGTTGCAGAATACGCAGGCGATAGCGCAGGTAGAGCTCATGTAGGCCCTGAATATCTTCTTCCAGCAATCGTGCAATGGCTTCTCGGACAAACTGGCGACCAAAGCGCTCCACGGAGCGAGAAATTAGCGAGGACCCTTTGAACCGCAGGCTCCCGTCGTATCCCAGCAGCGCATAGTTTTTCTTCTTATAGGAAAGCATTTTCTTAAAGCGTCCCTCGAAGCTTACGCGGATACCGGCGGGCAGGGCTGTGTTGAGTTGATCGACGAAAGCGCGTTCGGCAGCTTCTCCCTGGATGCTGGCTGGTGGTACAAAGAGGACTCCATCAGTATCTACCTCGACGACCTGGCCGCCTGCCTGTTGAATGGTATGGATGAGCCGACGCAGTACTTCCTGTCCGGAGGCCGCTACGCGATCGGCTGCCTCAAAATCGTTGAACGTGGCCCGTGAGAAGCCCAGCATGCCATAGAAAGAGTTGATCAGGATCTTGTAAGAGCTCTGCCGGGCGTCAAGCTCACGACGCAGCGCTTCCGAGGAGGCTTCACGCATCTGTCGCTTGGTCTCCAGGCGCAGTTCGGTCAGTCGACGCAGCAACTGTTGGAACAGGCCCAGCCGATCGGTGCGCGGTTGAATGCCATAGGTGAGCATGATGGAGGGATAGAGGCTTTCAACATCGGCATAAACGACAGGGCCAA
This genomic interval from Rhodothermus sp. contains the following:
- the speA gene encoding biosynthetic arginine decarboxylase; translation: MNEVQHLPIDTEAWTPQAAEVLYHVPAWGAGYFHVNDAGHVAVRPLGPEGPSIDLFEVVERLRAQDVHPPFLVRFQDLLRTRVTQLNRAFRRAIAETGYANTYRGVYPIKVNQLREVVEEILEAGRPYAFGLECGSKSELLATLPYLERDDMLLICNGGKDRSMMQLILAGQRLGKKVIPVIERMAEFRLLLEVLDDYQLPSASLPTIFGVRLRLSATGAGLWSESGGETSKFGLSLSELLGLLDHISDGHSGLSLQLLHFHLGSQIAHLVHIQEAVAEATRIYAHLRKRGLGLTYLDIGGGLGITYEAGNPNAPGSIDYTLFDYARTVVTTVLKICKEEGVPPPVLISESGRALTAYHSVFITEVLDTRPRQYELPTWANGNPHPLLEELRQLYEAAATEPLQPTYETLEAVRHQINRTFREGALSLEQKAEAEQLYWAVCARLCERFAETTEELPAKLRQLPTQLADHYLCNFSVFRSLIDHWAIGQHFPIMPIHRLDEPPTRRGILIDLTCDSDGQVRDFVTPQGEKHTLELHPLRPNEPYYLGFFLMGAYQDIMGDQHNLFGRVAEAHIYLDEDEPGNFYIELILPGATVEEELAQVQYYPNELARRMNSLIQEKVRTGALRPREGVELLELYRRILRTSTYLEH